In one window of Burkholderia cepacia ATCC 25416 DNA:
- a CDS encoding ABC transporter substrate-binding protein: protein MNRPASALRRLLSFRSARRALGAAATAAALLAAPAVHAAAPLKIGYSDWPGWVAFQVALDKGWFKEAGVDVDFEWFDYSASLDAFSAGKLDAVAATNGDALVTGASGAKNVMILLTDYSAGNDMIIAKPPLRSVEGLKGKKVGVELGLVDHLLLETALQKHGLKDGDVTLVNAKTNELPQVLGSSTDVAAVAAWQPNANEALKRAPGARAIFTSADAPGLIYDAITVAPASLAARRADWAKVIKVWYRCVAYINDPKTQADAVRIMSARVGLTPEQYLPLLKGTHLLDEAAAKHAFRKGDGLDSIYGSTRNANAFNVRNGVYKQSQNVDAYIDPRFGMSN, encoded by the coding sequence ATGAACCGTCCCGCCTCGGCACTCCGCCGCCTGCTGTCCTTCCGTTCCGCCCGTCGTGCATTGGGTGCCGCCGCCACGGCCGCGGCGCTGCTCGCGGCGCCCGCCGTTCACGCGGCGGCGCCGCTGAAGATCGGCTACAGCGACTGGCCCGGCTGGGTCGCGTTCCAGGTCGCGCTCGACAAGGGCTGGTTCAAGGAGGCCGGCGTCGACGTCGATTTCGAATGGTTCGATTACTCGGCGTCGCTCGACGCGTTTTCCGCGGGCAAGCTCGACGCGGTCGCGGCAACCAACGGCGATGCCCTCGTGACGGGCGCATCCGGCGCGAAGAACGTGATGATCCTGCTGACCGACTATTCCGCCGGTAACGACATGATCATCGCGAAGCCGCCGCTGCGCAGCGTCGAGGGGCTGAAGGGCAAGAAGGTCGGCGTCGAGCTCGGCCTCGTCGATCACCTGTTGCTCGAAACCGCGCTGCAGAAGCACGGATTGAAGGATGGCGACGTGACGCTGGTCAATGCGAAGACCAACGAACTGCCGCAGGTGCTCGGCTCGTCGACCGATGTCGCCGCCGTCGCCGCATGGCAGCCGAACGCGAACGAGGCGTTGAAGCGCGCACCGGGCGCACGCGCGATCTTCACGTCGGCCGACGCGCCGGGGCTGATCTACGATGCGATCACGGTCGCGCCCGCGAGCCTCGCCGCGCGCCGGGCAGACTGGGCCAAGGTGATCAAGGTCTGGTACCGCTGCGTCGCGTACATCAATGACCCGAAGACGCAGGCTGATGCGGTCAGGATCATGTCCGCGCGCGTCGGGCTCACGCCGGAGCAATACCTCCCGCTGCTGAAAGGCACGCACCTGCTCGACGAAGCCGCCGCGAAGCATGCGTTCCGCAAGGGCGACGGTCTCGATTCGATCTACGGCTCGACGCGCAACGCGAATGCGTTCAACGTGCGCAACGGCGTGTACAAGCAGTCGCAGAACGTCGATGCGTATATCGATCCGCGATTCGGGATGTCGAACTGA
- a CDS encoding urea amidolyase associated protein UAAP1 codes for MSPSPQAVLAPPPHVAWETLIPAGTHWSGILRRGLALRIVDVEGGANLSAVFHRQEDPLERYNMADTLKAQHTAHLTRGHALYTDMGRVIASITADTLGWHDPLGGVGDARLFAHKYGTTTYQADRNAMIRNGRDSLVLELAKYGLSARDLAANVNFFSKLETGDDGTLDFVPGHSTAGSAVDLRFEMNTLAAFSTAPHPLDPRADYAPKPVKLIAYRAYPADAAAPEDDPCRRACAENMRGFTNTDRLFA; via the coding sequence ATGTCGCCGAGCCCCCAAGCCGTCCTCGCCCCACCCCCGCACGTCGCGTGGGAAACGCTGATTCCCGCCGGGACCCACTGGTCCGGCATCCTGCGCCGCGGCCTCGCCTTGCGCATCGTCGATGTCGAAGGCGGCGCGAACCTGTCCGCCGTATTTCATCGCCAGGAAGACCCGCTCGAACGCTACAACATGGCCGATACGCTGAAGGCGCAGCACACCGCGCATCTCACGCGCGGCCATGCGCTGTACACGGACATGGGGCGCGTGATCGCGTCGATCACGGCCGACACGCTCGGCTGGCACGACCCGCTCGGCGGCGTCGGCGATGCGCGCCTGTTCGCACACAAGTACGGCACGACGACGTACCAGGCCGATCGCAACGCGATGATCCGCAACGGCCGCGACAGCCTCGTGCTCGAACTCGCGAAATACGGGCTGTCGGCGCGCGACCTCGCCGCGAACGTCAATTTCTTCAGCAAGCTCGAGACGGGGGACGACGGCACGCTCGATTTCGTCCCCGGCCATTCGACGGCCGGCAGTGCCGTCGACCTGCGCTTCGAGATGAACACGCTCGCGGCATTCTCGACCGCGCCGCATCCGCTCGATCCGCGTGCGGACTATGCGCCGAAGCCGGTGAAGCTGATCGCGTACCGCGCGTATCCGGCGGACGCCGCCGCACCCGAAGACGATCCGTGCCGGCGCGCGTGCGCCGAGAACATGCGCGGCTTCACCAACACCGACCGCCTGTTCGCGTAA
- a CDS encoding urea amidolyase associated protein UAAP2, producing the protein MPIIESRLDPRDAIHDITLNAGEPWLHDLKRGQVFRILDLEGNQAVDTLFYRSDDPEERYSAQDTIRAQRNLYLSAGSVLLSSRGNAMATIVADTCGRHDTLGGACAAESNTVRYALDKRHMHNCRDSFLNAIAHCTCGTGARLTKRDLVGNVNFFMNVPVTPLGGLTFEDGISAPGKYVEMRAEMDVTVLISNCPQLNNPCNGYNPTPVRLTVWEAE; encoded by the coding sequence ATGCCGATCATCGAAAGCCGCCTCGACCCGCGCGACGCGATCCACGACATCACGCTGAACGCGGGCGAACCGTGGCTGCACGACCTGAAGCGCGGGCAGGTCTTCCGTATCCTCGACCTCGAAGGCAACCAGGCCGTCGACACGCTGTTCTACCGGTCCGACGACCCCGAGGAGCGTTACAGCGCGCAGGACACGATCCGCGCGCAGCGCAACCTGTACCTGAGCGCCGGCAGTGTGCTGCTGTCGAGCCGGGGCAACGCGATGGCGACGATCGTCGCCGATACGTGCGGACGTCACGACACGCTCGGCGGCGCATGCGCGGCCGAGAGCAACACGGTGCGCTATGCGCTCGACAAGCGGCACATGCACAACTGCCGCGACAGCTTCCTCAATGCAATCGCGCACTGCACGTGCGGCACGGGCGCGCGGCTCACCAAGCGTGACCTCGTCGGCAACGTCAACTTCTTCATGAACGTACCCGTCACACCGCTCGGCGGGCTGACGTTCGAGGACGGCATTTCCGCGCCCGGCAAGTACGTCGAGATGCGCGCGGAGATGGACGTCACCGTGCTGATCTCGAACTGCCCGCAGCTGAACAACCCGTGCAACGGCTACAACCCGACGCCCGTGCGTCTCACCGTGTGGGAGGCCGAATGA